The Silurus meridionalis isolate SWU-2019-XX chromosome 16, ASM1480568v1, whole genome shotgun sequence genome has a segment encoding these proteins:
- the fmnl3 gene encoding formin-like protein 3 isoform X3 codes for MGNLESVDGQNEMKHHIMPLKVPMPEPAELEERFALVLSSMNLPPDKARLLRQYDNEKKWDLICDQERFQVKNPPHTYIQKLRGFLDPGVTRKKFRRRVQESTKVLRELEISLRTNHIGWVREFLNDENRGLDILVEYLSFAQCAVALDFDGLENGEDGSLDKSWSRSIEDLHQNGFSTLVRSVRQSVPRYGSAANNKTIKNSRIVSQKDDVHVCIMCLRAIMNYQYGFNMVMSHAHAVNEIALSMNNKNSRTKALVLELLAAVCLVRGGHEIILSAFDNFKEVCKEKHRFEKLMEYFRCEEGNIDFMVACMQFINIVVHSVEDMNFRVHLQYEFTKLGLDDFLEKSKHTESDKLAVQIQAYLDNVFDVGGLLEDAETKNVALEKVEELEDHLSHVTEKLLEVENETVMKVAELEKQLLQKDKDLSSIRETYESTSSQVRTLRRVIQEKDAAFQRHTNIEKRLLELEQQGTIRLRKQPDGDIAIEALGGGGGVGGGGGGGGGAPGGGAIDIMTGAPFGELGSVSTILGVSLSAATVETPEPPSPPPPPPPPPPPPPLPSAECLPPPPPPLAPPLPGASPSVILSVGLSAIRIKKPIKTKFRLPVFNWAALKPNQINGTVFNEIDDERVLEELDLEKFEELFKTKAQGPVVDLSCTKSKTSSKAVNKVQLLDANRSKNLAITLRKANKSTEEICRAIQTFDLKALPVDFVECLMRFLPTEAETKLMRQYERERRPLEQLAEEDRFMLLFSKIERLTQRMSIVTFVGNFNDNISMLTPQLNAIIAASASVKSSPKLKRMLEIILALGNYMNSSKRGSVYGFKLQSLDLLLDTKSTDRKMTLLHYIALIVKEKYPELANFYNELHFVDKAAAVSLENVLLDVKELGKGMELIRRECSLHDHAVLKGFLQASDMQLDKLQKDSKTAEEAFNTVVMYFGESPKTTPPSVFFPVFVRFIKAYKDAVDENEQRKKQEEAMREKLLAQEAKQHDPKVQSQKKRQQQHELIAELRRRQAKDHRPVYEGKDGTIEDIITDLRSQPFLRADAVIRNGWKRP; via the exons AGCTCAATGAACCTGCCTCCGGACAAAGCACGCCTGCTTCGCCAGTACGACAATGAGAAGAAGTGGGACCTCATATGTGACCAg GAGCGCTTCCAAGTAAAGAACCCCCCACACACGTACATTCAGAAACTGAGAGGCTTTTTAGATCCAGGAGTCACACGCAAG aaaTTCCGCAGGCGGGTTCAGGAATCCACCAAAGTTCTGAGGGAACTGGAGATATCGCTGAGGACCAATCACATCGG gTGGGTGCGTGAGTTCCTGAATGATGAGAACAGAGGACTGGACATTCTGGTGGAGTACCTCTCCTTTGCTCAGTGCGCTGTCGC GTTGGATTTTGATGGTCTGGAGAACGGGGAAGATGGCTCACTGGACAAGTCCTGGAGCAGGTCTATTGAGGATCTGCACCAGAACGGTTTCAGTACCCTGGTGCGCTCAGTGCGCCAATCCGTCCCTCG GTATGGTTCAGCAGCAAACAACAAAACGATCAAAAACTCCAGGATAGTGAGTCAAAAGGATGACGTGCATGTGTGCATCATGTGTCTCCGAGCAATCATGAACTATCAG TATGGTTTCAACATGGTCATGTCCCATGCGCATGCGGTTAATGAAATCGCCCTGAGCATGAACAATAAGAACTCGCG gACAAAAGCACTGGTCCTGGAGCTTCTggctgctgtgtgtcttgtgcGAGGAGGCCATGAGATCATCCTCTCAGCATTTGATAACTTCAAAGAG GTGTGCAAAGAAAAGCACCGCTTCGAAAAGCTGATGGAGTATTTCCGCTGTGAAGAAGGAAACATTGATTTCATG GTGGCCTGCATGCAGTTCATCAACATCGTGGTTCATTCTGTGGAGGACATGAACTTCCGTGTGCATCTGCAGTACGAATTCACTAAACTGGGTCTTGATGATTTCTTAGAG AAATCTAAGCACACAGAAAGCGACAAGCTGGCAGTGCAGATCCAGGCCTACTTAGACAACGTGTTTGATGTAGGAGGACTGCTGGAGGACGCAGAGACGAAGAACGTCGCTctggagaaagtggaggaactgGAGGACCACCTGTCTCAT GTGACCGAGAAGCTTCTGGAAGTGGAGAATGAGACGGTGATGAAAGTCGCAGAGCTGGAGAAGCAGCTCCTACAGAAAGACAAGGACCTGTCATCCATTCGG GAAACGTACGAATCGACGAGCTCTCAGGTGCGCACGCTTCGACGTGTAATACAAGAGAAGGACGCTGCCTTCCAGAGGCATACAAACATCGAAAAGCGGTTACTGGAGCTCGAGCAGCAAGGGACGATCCGCCTGAGGAAGCAGCCTGACGGAGACATTGCAATCGAAGCcctgggtggtggtggtggtgttggtggtggtggtggtggaggaggaggagcaccAGGAGGAGGGGCTATAGACATTATGACTGGAGCTCCTTTCGGGGAGCTGGGCTCAGTCAGCACCATCCTGGGTGTCAGTTTGTCCGCTGCTACTGTGGAAACGCCTgaaccaccttcaccaccaccaccacctccaccacctccaccacctccacctctccCATCAGCAG AGTGTCTACCACCGCCACCTCCACCATTGGCTCCTCCACTTCCTGGAGCATCACCCTCAGTCATCCTCAGCGTTGGTTTATCAG CAATCCGCATCAAGAAGCCCATAAAGACCAAGTTCCGTCTTCCTGTGTTTAACTGGGCGGCTCTGAAGCCCAACCAGATTAATGGCACCGTCTTCAATGAGATCGATGACGAACGAGTGCTTGAG GAGCTGGACCTGGAGAAATTCGAGGAGCTCTTTAAGACAAAAGCACAAGGTCCTGTGGTTGATCTGTCTTGCACAAAGAGCAAAACATCCAGTAAGGCTGTAAACAAAGTTCAGCTGCTGGACGCTAATCGCTCCAAGAACCTGGCCATCACGCTACGCAAGGCTAACAAGAGCACGGAGGAGATCTGCAGAGCTATTCAAAC GTTTGATCTTAAGGCTCTGCCAGTGGACTTTGTGGAGTGTCTGATGCGTTTCCTGCCCACGGAGGCTGAGACTAAGCTGATGCGTCAGTATGAGAGGGAACGCAGGCCTCTTGAGCAGCTGGCTGAGGAAGACCGCTTCATGCTTCTCTTCAGCAAGATCGAGCGCCTTACTCAGAGGATGAGCATCGTCACTTTCGTGGGGAACTTTAATGACAACATCAGCATGTTGACCCCG CAACTCAATGCCATCATTGCTGCTTCAGCCTCAGTGAAGTCTTCTCCAAAGCTAAAAAGAATGCTTGAG ATTATTTTGGCCTTGGGTAACTACATGAACAGTAGTAAAAGAGGCTCGGTCTATGGCTTCAAACTCCAAAGTTTAGATCTG CTGCTAGACACAAAGTCTACTGATCGCAAGATGACCTTACTTCACTACATCGCTCTGATAGTGAAGGAGAAATACCCGGAGCTTGCGAACTTCTACAATGAATTGCACTTTGTGGACAAAGCCGCAGCAG tgtcTCTGGAGAATGTGCTGCTGGATGTAAAGGAGCTGGGAAAAGGAATGGAACTGATCAGAAGAGAGTGCAGTCTGCATGATCATGCCGTCCTCAAGGGCTTCCTGCAAGCCAGTGACATGCAACTGGATAAGCTGCAGAAAGACTCTAAGACTGCTGAG GAGGCTTTTAACACTGTGGTGATGTACTTTGGCGAGAGCCCCAAGACAACTCCTCCGTCGGTGTTCTTTCCCGTGTTTGTGCGTTTCATCAAAGCTTACAAA GATGCTGTTGACGAAAACGAACAGAGGAAGAAACAGGAGGAAGCTATGAGGGAGAAACTGCTTGCTCAGGAGGCCAAACAGCATGACCCCAAG GTGCAATCTCAGAAGAAGAGGCAGCAGCAGCACGAGCTAATCGCCGAGCTGAGACGGCGCCAGGCCAAAGACCACCGCCCCGTCTACGAGGGCAAAGACGGCACCATTGAGGACATCATCACAG ATCTCCGAAGCCAGCCGTTCCTGCGAGCTGACGCGGTGATCCGAAACGGGTGGAAGCGACCCTAA
- the fmnl3 gene encoding formin-like protein 3 isoform X2, with protein sequence MGNLESVDGQNEMKHHIMPLKVPMPEPAELEERFALVLSSMNLPPDKARLLRQYDNEKKWDLICDQERFQVKNPPHTYIQKLRGFLDPGVTRKKFRRRVQESTKVLRELEISLRTNHIGWVREFLNDENRGLDILVEYLSFAQCAVALDFDGLENGEDGSLDKSWSRSIEDLHQNGFSTLVRSVRQSVPRYGSAANNKTIKNSRIVSQKDDVHVCIMCLRAIMNYQYGFNMVMSHAHAVNEIALSMNNKNSRTKALVLELLAAVCLVRGGHEIILSAFDNFKEVCKEKHRFEKLMEYFRCEEGNIDFMVACMQFINIVVHSVEDMNFRVHLQYEFTKLGLDDFLEKSKHTESDKLAVQIQAYLDNVFDVGGLLEDAETKNVALEKVEELEDHLSHVTEKLLEVENETVMKVAELEKQLLQKDKDLSSIRETYESTSSQVRTLRRVIQEKDAAFQRHTNIEKRLLELEQQGTIRLRKQPDGDIAIEALGGGGGVGGGGGGGGGAPGGGAIDIMTGAPFGELGSVSTILGVSLSAATVETPEPPSPPPPPPPPPPPPPLPSAECLPPPPPPLAPPLPGASPSVILSVGLSAIRIKKPIKTKFRLPVFNWAALKPNQINGTVFNEIDDERVLEELDLEKFEELFKTKAQGPVVDLSCTKSKTSSKAVNKVQLLDANRSKNLAITLRKANKSTEEICRAIQTFDLKALPVDFVECLMRFLPTEAETKLMRQYERERRPLEQLAEEDRFMLLFSKIERLTQRMSIVTFVGNFNDNISMLTPQLNAIIAASASVKSSPKLKRMLEIILALGNYMNSSKRGSVYGFKLQSLDLLLDTKSTDRKMTLLHYIALIVKEKYPELANFYNELHFVDKAAAVSLENVLLDVKELGKGMELIRRECSLHDHAVLKGFLQASDMQLDKLQKDSKTAEEAFNTVVMYFGESPKTTPPSVFFPVFVRFIKAYKDAVDENEQRKKQEEAMREKLLAQEAKQHDPKVQSQKKRQQQHELIAELRRRQAKDHRPVYEGKDGTIEDIITEQRTELSKYGPLLDGGSPKPAVPAS encoded by the exons AGCTCAATGAACCTGCCTCCGGACAAAGCACGCCTGCTTCGCCAGTACGACAATGAGAAGAAGTGGGACCTCATATGTGACCAg GAGCGCTTCCAAGTAAAGAACCCCCCACACACGTACATTCAGAAACTGAGAGGCTTTTTAGATCCAGGAGTCACACGCAAG aaaTTCCGCAGGCGGGTTCAGGAATCCACCAAAGTTCTGAGGGAACTGGAGATATCGCTGAGGACCAATCACATCGG gTGGGTGCGTGAGTTCCTGAATGATGAGAACAGAGGACTGGACATTCTGGTGGAGTACCTCTCCTTTGCTCAGTGCGCTGTCGC GTTGGATTTTGATGGTCTGGAGAACGGGGAAGATGGCTCACTGGACAAGTCCTGGAGCAGGTCTATTGAGGATCTGCACCAGAACGGTTTCAGTACCCTGGTGCGCTCAGTGCGCCAATCCGTCCCTCG GTATGGTTCAGCAGCAAACAACAAAACGATCAAAAACTCCAGGATAGTGAGTCAAAAGGATGACGTGCATGTGTGCATCATGTGTCTCCGAGCAATCATGAACTATCAG TATGGTTTCAACATGGTCATGTCCCATGCGCATGCGGTTAATGAAATCGCCCTGAGCATGAACAATAAGAACTCGCG gACAAAAGCACTGGTCCTGGAGCTTCTggctgctgtgtgtcttgtgcGAGGAGGCCATGAGATCATCCTCTCAGCATTTGATAACTTCAAAGAG GTGTGCAAAGAAAAGCACCGCTTCGAAAAGCTGATGGAGTATTTCCGCTGTGAAGAAGGAAACATTGATTTCATG GTGGCCTGCATGCAGTTCATCAACATCGTGGTTCATTCTGTGGAGGACATGAACTTCCGTGTGCATCTGCAGTACGAATTCACTAAACTGGGTCTTGATGATTTCTTAGAG AAATCTAAGCACACAGAAAGCGACAAGCTGGCAGTGCAGATCCAGGCCTACTTAGACAACGTGTTTGATGTAGGAGGACTGCTGGAGGACGCAGAGACGAAGAACGTCGCTctggagaaagtggaggaactgGAGGACCACCTGTCTCAT GTGACCGAGAAGCTTCTGGAAGTGGAGAATGAGACGGTGATGAAAGTCGCAGAGCTGGAGAAGCAGCTCCTACAGAAAGACAAGGACCTGTCATCCATTCGG GAAACGTACGAATCGACGAGCTCTCAGGTGCGCACGCTTCGACGTGTAATACAAGAGAAGGACGCTGCCTTCCAGAGGCATACAAACATCGAAAAGCGGTTACTGGAGCTCGAGCAGCAAGGGACGATCCGCCTGAGGAAGCAGCCTGACGGAGACATTGCAATCGAAGCcctgggtggtggtggtggtgttggtggtggtggtggtggaggaggaggagcaccAGGAGGAGGGGCTATAGACATTATGACTGGAGCTCCTTTCGGGGAGCTGGGCTCAGTCAGCACCATCCTGGGTGTCAGTTTGTCCGCTGCTACTGTGGAAACGCCTgaaccaccttcaccaccaccaccacctccaccacctccaccacctccacctctccCATCAGCAG AGTGTCTACCACCGCCACCTCCACCATTGGCTCCTCCACTTCCTGGAGCATCACCCTCAGTCATCCTCAGCGTTGGTTTATCAG CAATCCGCATCAAGAAGCCCATAAAGACCAAGTTCCGTCTTCCTGTGTTTAACTGGGCGGCTCTGAAGCCCAACCAGATTAATGGCACCGTCTTCAATGAGATCGATGACGAACGAGTGCTTGAG GAGCTGGACCTGGAGAAATTCGAGGAGCTCTTTAAGACAAAAGCACAAGGTCCTGTGGTTGATCTGTCTTGCACAAAGAGCAAAACATCCAGTAAGGCTGTAAACAAAGTTCAGCTGCTGGACGCTAATCGCTCCAAGAACCTGGCCATCACGCTACGCAAGGCTAACAAGAGCACGGAGGAGATCTGCAGAGCTATTCAAAC GTTTGATCTTAAGGCTCTGCCAGTGGACTTTGTGGAGTGTCTGATGCGTTTCCTGCCCACGGAGGCTGAGACTAAGCTGATGCGTCAGTATGAGAGGGAACGCAGGCCTCTTGAGCAGCTGGCTGAGGAAGACCGCTTCATGCTTCTCTTCAGCAAGATCGAGCGCCTTACTCAGAGGATGAGCATCGTCACTTTCGTGGGGAACTTTAATGACAACATCAGCATGTTGACCCCG CAACTCAATGCCATCATTGCTGCTTCAGCCTCAGTGAAGTCTTCTCCAAAGCTAAAAAGAATGCTTGAG ATTATTTTGGCCTTGGGTAACTACATGAACAGTAGTAAAAGAGGCTCGGTCTATGGCTTCAAACTCCAAAGTTTAGATCTG CTGCTAGACACAAAGTCTACTGATCGCAAGATGACCTTACTTCACTACATCGCTCTGATAGTGAAGGAGAAATACCCGGAGCTTGCGAACTTCTACAATGAATTGCACTTTGTGGACAAAGCCGCAGCAG tgtcTCTGGAGAATGTGCTGCTGGATGTAAAGGAGCTGGGAAAAGGAATGGAACTGATCAGAAGAGAGTGCAGTCTGCATGATCATGCCGTCCTCAAGGGCTTCCTGCAAGCCAGTGACATGCAACTGGATAAGCTGCAGAAAGACTCTAAGACTGCTGAG GAGGCTTTTAACACTGTGGTGATGTACTTTGGCGAGAGCCCCAAGACAACTCCTCCGTCGGTGTTCTTTCCCGTGTTTGTGCGTTTCATCAAAGCTTACAAA GATGCTGTTGACGAAAACGAACAGAGGAAGAAACAGGAGGAAGCTATGAGGGAGAAACTGCTTGCTCAGGAGGCCAAACAGCATGACCCCAAG GTGCAATCTCAGAAGAAGAGGCAGCAGCAGCACGAGCTAATCGCCGAGCTGAGACGGCGCCAGGCCAAAGACCACCGCCCCGTCTACGAGGGCAAAGACGGCACCATTGAGGACATCATCACAG AGCAGAGGACCGAGCTGAGTAAATACGGGCCTTTACTAGACGGAGG ATCTCCGAAGCCAGCCGTTCCTGCGAGCTGA
- the fmnl3 gene encoding formin-like protein 3 isoform X1 — MGNLESVDGQNEMKHHIMPLKVPMPEPAELEERFALVLSSMNLPPDKARLLRQYDNEKKWDLICDQERFQVKNPPHTYIQKLRGFLDPGVTRKKFRRRVQESTKVLRELEISLRTNHIGWVREFLNDENRGLDILVEYLSFAQCAVALDFDGLENGEDGSLDKSWSRSIEDLHQNGFSTLVRSVRQSVPRYGSAANNKTIKNSRIVSQKDDVHVCIMCLRAIMNYQYGFNMVMSHAHAVNEIALSMNNKNSRTKALVLELLAAVCLVRGGHEIILSAFDNFKEVCKEKHRFEKLMEYFRCEEGNIDFMVACMQFINIVVHSVEDMNFRVHLQYEFTKLGLDDFLEKSKHTESDKLAVQIQAYLDNVFDVGGLLEDAETKNVALEKVEELEDHLSHVTEKLLEVENETVMKVAELEKQLLQKDKDLSSIRETYESTSSQVRTLRRVIQEKDAAFQRHTNIEKRLLELEQQGTIRLRKQPDGDIAIEALGGGGGVGGGGGGGGGAPGGGAIDIMTGAPFGELGSVSTILGVSLSAATVETPEPPSPPPPPPPPPPPPPLPSAECLPPPPPPLAPPLPGASPSVILSVGLSAIRIKKPIKTKFRLPVFNWAALKPNQINGTVFNEIDDERVLEELDLEKFEELFKTKAQGPVVDLSCTKSKTSSKAVNKVQLLDANRSKNLAITLRKANKSTEEICRAIQTFDLKALPVDFVECLMRFLPTEAETKLMRQYERERRPLEQLAEEDRFMLLFSKIERLTQRMSIVTFVGNFNDNISMLTPQLNAIIAASASVKSSPKLKRMLEIILALGNYMNSSKRGSVYGFKLQSLDLLLDTKSTDRKMTLLHYIALIVKEKYPELANFYNELHFVDKAAAVSLENVLLDVKELGKGMELIRRECSLHDHAVLKGFLQASDMQLDKLQKDSKTAEEAFNTVVMYFGESPKTTPPSVFFPVFVRFIKAYKDAVDENEQRKKQEEAMREKLLAQEAKQHDPKVQSQKKRQQQHELIAELRRRQAKDHRPVYEGKDGTIEDIITVLKSVPFTARTAKRGSRFFCDTNLYDESNC, encoded by the exons AGCTCAATGAACCTGCCTCCGGACAAAGCACGCCTGCTTCGCCAGTACGACAATGAGAAGAAGTGGGACCTCATATGTGACCAg GAGCGCTTCCAAGTAAAGAACCCCCCACACACGTACATTCAGAAACTGAGAGGCTTTTTAGATCCAGGAGTCACACGCAAG aaaTTCCGCAGGCGGGTTCAGGAATCCACCAAAGTTCTGAGGGAACTGGAGATATCGCTGAGGACCAATCACATCGG gTGGGTGCGTGAGTTCCTGAATGATGAGAACAGAGGACTGGACATTCTGGTGGAGTACCTCTCCTTTGCTCAGTGCGCTGTCGC GTTGGATTTTGATGGTCTGGAGAACGGGGAAGATGGCTCACTGGACAAGTCCTGGAGCAGGTCTATTGAGGATCTGCACCAGAACGGTTTCAGTACCCTGGTGCGCTCAGTGCGCCAATCCGTCCCTCG GTATGGTTCAGCAGCAAACAACAAAACGATCAAAAACTCCAGGATAGTGAGTCAAAAGGATGACGTGCATGTGTGCATCATGTGTCTCCGAGCAATCATGAACTATCAG TATGGTTTCAACATGGTCATGTCCCATGCGCATGCGGTTAATGAAATCGCCCTGAGCATGAACAATAAGAACTCGCG gACAAAAGCACTGGTCCTGGAGCTTCTggctgctgtgtgtcttgtgcGAGGAGGCCATGAGATCATCCTCTCAGCATTTGATAACTTCAAAGAG GTGTGCAAAGAAAAGCACCGCTTCGAAAAGCTGATGGAGTATTTCCGCTGTGAAGAAGGAAACATTGATTTCATG GTGGCCTGCATGCAGTTCATCAACATCGTGGTTCATTCTGTGGAGGACATGAACTTCCGTGTGCATCTGCAGTACGAATTCACTAAACTGGGTCTTGATGATTTCTTAGAG AAATCTAAGCACACAGAAAGCGACAAGCTGGCAGTGCAGATCCAGGCCTACTTAGACAACGTGTTTGATGTAGGAGGACTGCTGGAGGACGCAGAGACGAAGAACGTCGCTctggagaaagtggaggaactgGAGGACCACCTGTCTCAT GTGACCGAGAAGCTTCTGGAAGTGGAGAATGAGACGGTGATGAAAGTCGCAGAGCTGGAGAAGCAGCTCCTACAGAAAGACAAGGACCTGTCATCCATTCGG GAAACGTACGAATCGACGAGCTCTCAGGTGCGCACGCTTCGACGTGTAATACAAGAGAAGGACGCTGCCTTCCAGAGGCATACAAACATCGAAAAGCGGTTACTGGAGCTCGAGCAGCAAGGGACGATCCGCCTGAGGAAGCAGCCTGACGGAGACATTGCAATCGAAGCcctgggtggtggtggtggtgttggtggtggtggtggtggaggaggaggagcaccAGGAGGAGGGGCTATAGACATTATGACTGGAGCTCCTTTCGGGGAGCTGGGCTCAGTCAGCACCATCCTGGGTGTCAGTTTGTCCGCTGCTACTGTGGAAACGCCTgaaccaccttcaccaccaccaccacctccaccacctccaccacctccacctctccCATCAGCAG AGTGTCTACCACCGCCACCTCCACCATTGGCTCCTCCACTTCCTGGAGCATCACCCTCAGTCATCCTCAGCGTTGGTTTATCAG CAATCCGCATCAAGAAGCCCATAAAGACCAAGTTCCGTCTTCCTGTGTTTAACTGGGCGGCTCTGAAGCCCAACCAGATTAATGGCACCGTCTTCAATGAGATCGATGACGAACGAGTGCTTGAG GAGCTGGACCTGGAGAAATTCGAGGAGCTCTTTAAGACAAAAGCACAAGGTCCTGTGGTTGATCTGTCTTGCACAAAGAGCAAAACATCCAGTAAGGCTGTAAACAAAGTTCAGCTGCTGGACGCTAATCGCTCCAAGAACCTGGCCATCACGCTACGCAAGGCTAACAAGAGCACGGAGGAGATCTGCAGAGCTATTCAAAC GTTTGATCTTAAGGCTCTGCCAGTGGACTTTGTGGAGTGTCTGATGCGTTTCCTGCCCACGGAGGCTGAGACTAAGCTGATGCGTCAGTATGAGAGGGAACGCAGGCCTCTTGAGCAGCTGGCTGAGGAAGACCGCTTCATGCTTCTCTTCAGCAAGATCGAGCGCCTTACTCAGAGGATGAGCATCGTCACTTTCGTGGGGAACTTTAATGACAACATCAGCATGTTGACCCCG CAACTCAATGCCATCATTGCTGCTTCAGCCTCAGTGAAGTCTTCTCCAAAGCTAAAAAGAATGCTTGAG ATTATTTTGGCCTTGGGTAACTACATGAACAGTAGTAAAAGAGGCTCGGTCTATGGCTTCAAACTCCAAAGTTTAGATCTG CTGCTAGACACAAAGTCTACTGATCGCAAGATGACCTTACTTCACTACATCGCTCTGATAGTGAAGGAGAAATACCCGGAGCTTGCGAACTTCTACAATGAATTGCACTTTGTGGACAAAGCCGCAGCAG tgtcTCTGGAGAATGTGCTGCTGGATGTAAAGGAGCTGGGAAAAGGAATGGAACTGATCAGAAGAGAGTGCAGTCTGCATGATCATGCCGTCCTCAAGGGCTTCCTGCAAGCCAGTGACATGCAACTGGATAAGCTGCAGAAAGACTCTAAGACTGCTGAG GAGGCTTTTAACACTGTGGTGATGTACTTTGGCGAGAGCCCCAAGACAACTCCTCCGTCGGTGTTCTTTCCCGTGTTTGTGCGTTTCATCAAAGCTTACAAA GATGCTGTTGACGAAAACGAACAGAGGAAGAAACAGGAGGAAGCTATGAGGGAGAAACTGCTTGCTCAGGAGGCCAAACAGCATGACCCCAAG GTGCAATCTCAGAAGAAGAGGCAGCAGCAGCACGAGCTAATCGCCGAGCTGAGACGGCGCCAGGCCAAAGACCACCGCCCCGTCTACGAGGGCAAAGACGGCACCATTGAGGACATCATCACAG TGCTAAAGAGTGTGCCGTTTACAGCGCGTACAGCCAAGCGGGGCTCGCGCTTCTTCTGTGACACCAACCTGTACGATGAGTCCAACTGCTAG